A window of Cohnella herbarum contains these coding sequences:
- a CDS encoding ABC transporter permease → MESNAGIQSPVQKPVNRSRGSASLYRKLLAQRYLQVMALLGVAWMILFHYIPMYGIILAFKQYIGIGDVAKAPWAGWEHFQAIFEDELLLQVIKNTLGISLLKLIIGFPIPIIFALFLNELRSLKFNRIVQTISYLPHFLSWVILGGILTAWLSDVGIVNDVLMGLGFIKEPIFYLAEPGYFWTIVISSDIWKEFGWSAIIYIAAIASISPELYEAATIDGAGRFQRMWYVTLPCIKGTISILFILAISGVLNSNFDQILVLKNQLNESASSVIDIYVYEVGIKSGRFSYSTAVGLVKGIIAFILLLLANSVTKRMNQSSLF, encoded by the coding sequence ATGGAATCGAACGCGGGAATTCAAAGCCCGGTGCAGAAGCCAGTGAACAGATCAAGAGGAAGTGCGAGTCTTTACCGTAAGTTGTTAGCCCAGCGATATCTTCAAGTGATGGCTTTGCTAGGAGTCGCCTGGATGATCTTGTTCCACTACATTCCGATGTACGGGATTATACTCGCCTTTAAGCAGTATATCGGGATTGGGGACGTTGCGAAGGCGCCATGGGCGGGTTGGGAACATTTCCAGGCGATATTCGAGGACGAGCTTCTGCTGCAGGTCATTAAGAACACGCTCGGCATCAGCTTGTTGAAGCTGATTATCGGATTTCCGATCCCGATCATATTCGCTTTGTTCCTGAACGAGCTTCGTTCGTTAAAATTCAATCGGATCGTGCAGACGATTTCGTATCTTCCGCACTTTCTGTCATGGGTCATTCTTGGAGGCATTCTCACGGCCTGGCTGTCCGACGTCGGGATCGTGAACGACGTATTGATGGGACTGGGCTTCATTAAAGAACCGATCTTTTATTTGGCGGAACCTGGGTATTTCTGGACGATCGTGATCTCCTCGGATATTTGGAAGGAGTTCGGATGGTCGGCGATCATCTATATCGCTGCCATCGCGAGCATTTCTCCGGAGCTCTACGAAGCGGCGACGATCGACGGCGCGGGGCGATTCCAGCGAATGTGGTACGTTACGCTCCCGTGCATCAAAGGCACGATATCGATCTTGTTTATCCTGGCGATAAGCGGAGTATTGAACTCGAACTTCGATCAGATTTTAGTGTTGAAAAACCAATTGAACGAAAGCGCCAGCAGCGTAATCGACATCTACGTCTATGAAGTCGGAATCAAGTCGGGTCGGTTCTCCTATTCGACGGCGGTAGGGTTGGTGAAAGGGATCATCGCGTTTATCCTGCTGCTGCTTGCCAACTCCGTAACGAAGCGGATGAATCAATCTTCCTTATTCTAG
- a CDS encoding cache domain-containing sensor histidine kinase produces the protein MRRIPEKPRKLRYIPIGYKLMLSYMIFIVILVSVNGYVTNSMYDASMRQQTRTTIQAAITQIKDNVSYKTDDMIRISSLLYDDYNLVRNLKSRETGRDQYYRMAQLIAPKLDSASKSIGFSQRLFVYFHNETIDEVYQTRVDGDPALLEQTYDIYHLSRIRDQEWYKNFPKEEYSVTMQWKQVEKDGAENRISLIRRIVDTSNPLKLKELGIMRFSVRLKDLFESVDYAKLGEGSMLSVMSEKGNVIYTSGASEGNLIDSESLKNDYIKIEEKMGRQEWTIVAHVPVTIIAQEAQKVRTFIISVCVLCFILFTFAGIFISRYFSIRITKFVSVLNAFREGDLHKRIAYRGKDEFSQIATALNGMGEDVEALINKVYLTQLQKKEAELEMLQLQINPHFLYNTLSSINRLAKFGENEKLQKMVVQLGKFYRLTLNSGRTLIPIISEIEQSNAYLDIQKVKYGQRLEVLFDIDANIWPYETIKLILQPFIENVLKHAWWGDRIHIRIVARKEGNDILYRIIDDGMGIKRKRFGEIFAPAGEAETGYGIRNIDERIKLQYGAEYGVSIVSRPGIGTTVQIRIPAKKRKLYPREHSSAI, from the coding sequence ATGAGACGGATTCCGGAGAAACCAAGAAAGCTAAGATACATTCCGATCGGATATAAATTAATGCTTTCCTATATGATTTTTATCGTTATTCTGGTGTCGGTTAACGGTTACGTTACGAATTCCATGTACGATGCTTCGATGCGGCAGCAGACCCGAACGACTATTCAGGCCGCCATAACGCAAATCAAGGATAACGTATCGTACAAAACGGACGATATGATCCGGATCTCTTCCCTCCTCTACGATGATTATAATCTCGTCCGGAATTTGAAGTCCCGGGAAACGGGCAGGGATCAGTATTATCGAATGGCTCAGCTTATCGCCCCCAAGCTGGATAGCGCGTCCAAATCGATCGGCTTCAGTCAGCGGCTCTTCGTCTATTTCCATAACGAAACGATAGACGAGGTCTATCAGACCCGAGTCGACGGGGATCCCGCTCTATTGGAGCAAACCTACGATATTTACCATTTGAGCCGAATTCGCGATCAGGAGTGGTATAAGAATTTTCCGAAGGAAGAGTATAGCGTTACTATGCAGTGGAAGCAGGTCGAGAAGGACGGCGCCGAGAACCGGATTTCGTTGATTCGGCGCATCGTGGATACGAGTAATCCGCTTAAACTGAAAGAGTTGGGCATAATGAGATTCAGCGTTCGGCTGAAAGACTTATTCGAGAGCGTCGATTACGCCAAGTTAGGCGAAGGCAGCATGTTGTCCGTCATGAGCGAAAAGGGAAACGTCATTTATACTTCCGGCGCGAGCGAAGGGAATTTAATCGATTCGGAAAGCTTGAAAAACGACTATATCAAAATCGAAGAAAAAATGGGAAGGCAGGAATGGACGATCGTCGCGCACGTCCCCGTCACCATCATCGCGCAGGAAGCTCAGAAGGTTCGGACGTTCATCATTAGCGTATGCGTGCTTTGCTTTATTTTGTTTACGTTCGCCGGCATCTTCATTTCCCGTTATTTTTCCATTCGGATAACGAAATTCGTATCGGTGCTGAATGCTTTTCGGGAGGGTGATCTGCATAAGCGGATCGCCTATCGGGGCAAAGACGAATTCTCGCAAATTGCCACGGCGCTTAACGGGATGGGAGAGGATGTCGAAGCGCTCATCAACAAAGTGTATTTAACGCAGCTTCAGAAGAAGGAGGCCGAGCTTGAAATGCTGCAGCTGCAAATCAATCCCCATTTTCTCTATAACACGCTGTCGTCGATTAACCGATTGGCGAAGTTCGGGGAGAACGAGAAGCTGCAGAAAATGGTCGTCCAGCTTGGCAAGTTCTATCGGCTGACGTTAAATTCGGGGCGCACGTTAATTCCGATTATTTCGGAGATCGAACAGTCGAACGCCTATCTGGATATCCAGAAGGTGAAATACGGCCAACGGTTGGAAGTGTTGTTCGATATCGACGCGAACATATGGCCTTACGAAACGATTAAGCTGATCCTGCAGCCTTTCATTGAAAATGTCCTCAAGCATGCTTGGTGGGGCGATCGCATTCATATTCGGATCGTCGCTCGCAAAGAGGGGAATGACATTCTGTATCGCATCATCGACGACGGTATGGGAATTAAGCGGAAGAGATTCGGGGAAATATTCGCCCCGGCGGGCGAAGCCGAGACGGGATACGGCATTCGGAACATCGACGAGCGCATAAAGCTGCAATACGGCGCGGAATACGGCGTCTCGATCGTGAGCAGACCGGGTATCGGAACCACCGTGCAGATTCGTATTCCGGCCAAGAAACGGAAGCTGTATCCGAGAGAACATTCTTCCGCCATATGA
- a CDS encoding response regulator produces the protein MYKVLLVDDEELDLEGMKRFIPWEELGMEVMGAANNALTANEMMEQCPIDILVSDVNMPYMSGLELAKSALERSPNIRVIFVSGYQEFSYVRQALSLKAYNYVLKPMEDQELVATLIKVRQDLDEANKRREVEESYQQLIPIAMSDLLIRLLEGDRMDDEEAVSRLFAAHGLDRLNWPGRIAIMELDKWTWEYEDAQRTQSDISRIFLQQVNEALKGEEPILYCKLSAQRIALLLEENGLEQTLDKLYASIRKQLDVSVTTGLGEPVFGLEQLHSSYQQAIKAVESKMFVGKGAVIKYGKVRREPEMLDARIIDARMEALLKSMSEYDLVRIYDELENLFQSASNLSSKFTLQNLSIYIVWKLEQYLASIDEDLFKLLDIELHHLDIVLQFDTINDIRSWLVRRVYEISERLHEKSNTTNSKFMRSVTNRMKERMGDNITLKDFAKHFPFSPSYFGFLIKEKSGHTFNELLVQFRMERACELLKEPGIKIYEVADRVGYRYLPYFSRQFKERYGITPLEYRKKEQ, from the coding sequence ATGTACAAAGTGCTGCTAGTGGACGACGAGGAGCTGGACTTGGAGGGGATGAAACGGTTCATCCCCTGGGAGGAGTTAGGCATGGAAGTGATGGGGGCCGCCAACAATGCTCTGACGGCTAACGAAATGATGGAGCAATGTCCGATCGATATTCTCGTAAGCGACGTGAATATGCCGTACATGTCGGGTTTGGAATTGGCGAAATCCGCGCTTGAACGGTCTCCGAATATTCGCGTCATCTTCGTAAGCGGATACCAAGAGTTCAGCTACGTGAGGCAGGCTCTTTCGTTAAAGGCTTATAATTACGTGCTCAAGCCGATGGAGGACCAGGAACTCGTCGCTACCTTGATTAAAGTAAGGCAAGATTTGGACGAGGCGAACAAGCGGCGGGAAGTGGAGGAGTCCTATCAGCAATTGATACCGATCGCCATGAGCGACTTGCTCATCCGTCTGCTGGAAGGCGATCGAATGGACGATGAAGAAGCCGTGTCGAGACTCTTCGCCGCTCACGGCTTAGATCGGTTGAATTGGCCCGGAAGAATTGCGATCATGGAGCTCGACAAATGGACTTGGGAATACGAAGACGCCCAGAGAACGCAATCGGACATCTCGCGCATCTTCTTGCAGCAAGTGAACGAGGCTCTTAAAGGCGAAGAACCTATTCTCTACTGCAAGTTAAGCGCCCAGCGAATCGCCTTGTTATTAGAAGAAAACGGGCTCGAGCAGACGCTGGATAAGCTCTATGCATCGATCCGGAAACAGCTGGATGTATCCGTCACGACGGGCCTGGGAGAGCCCGTATTCGGCTTGGAGCAATTGCATTCTTCTTATCAACAGGCGATCAAAGCGGTCGAGAGCAAGATGTTCGTCGGCAAGGGCGCGGTGATTAAATACGGGAAAGTACGGCGCGAACCGGAGATGCTGGATGCGCGCATCATCGACGCAAGAATGGAAGCGTTGCTCAAGTCGATGTCGGAATACGATCTCGTGCGGATTTACGACGAATTGGAAAATCTGTTTCAATCGGCAAGCAACCTTAGCTCCAAGTTCACGCTTCAGAACCTATCGATCTATATCGTTTGGAAGCTGGAGCAATACTTGGCCTCGATCGACGAAGATTTATTCAAGCTGCTGGACATCGAGCTTCATCATCTCGATATCGTGCTGCAATTCGATACGATTAACGATATCCGCTCTTGGCTTGTCCGTCGCGTATACGAGATTTCGGAACGCTTGCACGAGAAGTCCAATACGACGAATAGCAAGTTTATGAGAAGCGTTACGAATAGGATGAAGGAGCGAATGGGCGACAATATCACGTTGAAGGATTTCGCGAAGCATTTTCCCTTCTCGCCCAGCTATTTCGGATTTCTGATTAAGGAAAAGTCGGGTCACACGTTCAACGAATTGCTCGTCCAGTTTCGCATGGAACGGGCCTGCGAACTGCTCAAGGAACCGGGGATCAAAATTTACGAGGTGGCCGATCGGGTCGGATACCGTTATCTTCCGTATTTCAGCAGGCAGTTCAAAGAGAGATACGGAATTACGCCGCTGGAGTACCGAAAGAAGGAGCAGTAA
- a CDS encoding carbohydrate ABC transporter permease — protein sequence MLLICFATLYPIWYVLVNSFNDGKDAMTGGNIYWIPRQFSLENYETVFKNDGIMTAMGITVAKTLLGTVIHVFFTAMVAYALSRKDLIFRNFYMIIGTITLFFGGGLIPNYIWLRDLGLLDTFGVYIYPAMFSFFDLIIFVAFFREIPEGLEEAAKIDGANDFSIFVRIVLPVSLPVVATISLFHGVWQWNDYFTGLLYTNSDYLQPIQTFLYRVIAQSSSNQIVGTAGGAINRTVTSQSIKLATMVITTLPIVLAYPFLQKYFVKGLMIGSLKG from the coding sequence ATGCTACTGATCTGCTTCGCTACGCTTTATCCGATCTGGTACGTTCTCGTTAACTCGTTCAACGACGGAAAAGATGCCATGACCGGAGGCAACATCTACTGGATTCCGAGGCAGTTCAGCTTGGAAAATTACGAGACGGTGTTCAAGAACGACGGCATTATGACGGCGATGGGCATTACGGTGGCGAAGACGCTGCTGGGAACCGTCATCCACGTGTTCTTCACGGCAATGGTCGCTTATGCGCTCTCCCGCAAGGACTTGATTTTCCGTAATTTCTATATGATTATCGGCACGATTACGTTGTTTTTCGGCGGGGGATTGATCCCCAACTATATCTGGCTAAGGGATCTCGGATTGTTAGATACATTCGGGGTGTACATCTATCCCGCAATGTTCAGCTTCTTCGATCTCATCATCTTCGTGGCTTTCTTCCGCGAAATTCCCGAAGGATTAGAGGAAGCCGCCAAGATCGACGGCGCTAACGACTTCTCGATCTTCGTCCGGATCGTTCTGCCGGTATCGCTGCCGGTCGTCGCCACGATTTCGTTGTTCCACGGCGTATGGCAATGGAACGATTATTTTACCGGGCTTTTGTATACGAACAGCGATTATTTGCAGCCGATTCAGACGTTCTTGTACAGGGTCATCGCTCAATCGAGCTCGAACCAGATCGTCGGGACGGCGGGCGGAGCGATTAACCGGACGGTCACCTCCCAATCGATCAAGCTAGCGACGATGGTGATCACGACGCTGCCGATCGTGCTCGCCTACCCGTTCCTGCAGAAGTACTTCGTCAAGGGGCTAATGATAGGGTCGCTTAAAGGATAG
- a CDS encoding extracellular solute-binding protein, whose product MTMKKWLSLTLIVALMFTIAACSGGKNEPAASNSPSASSEPPASSAESSPSATESASEQPAEDAPGWMADTSPITFDWYLNFAWFPNKWGVDPTSQYITKKTGVNLNLVVPAGNENEKLNAMIAANQLPDFITLGWWEEGVKKMVEGGLVESISDLADQYDPYFFKVADPAKLSWYAQPDGKTYVYPNASSSPMDFDKFGTQFTSNQTFVVRKDMYEAIGSPDMRTPEGFLNALKLAKEKFPEVNGQPLIPIGFHEFGDVGNYSFIDYQQDSSYLANFLALPREKEGKLYDRSTDPEFLKWLKVFRQANQDGLISKDVFVDKRAQMEEKIAQGRYFAMLYQRTDFAAQQNVLFAKDPNSVYIAVDGPANAQMDPPTLAGPAISGWTVTLISKNVKNKERAIKFLSYLISEEGQKDMYLGEKGVSYDTIDGKDQFKPEVLDLLNKDRSAFDKQYGSSHTFWMLMDTNMQLQWQPPSVEPFKQLEDWTKGKTTSFSQYDLINPPATSKEGINATKIANDWGKVLPKLLLSKSDADFDQIFNEFIEKRDKTGFAELQAYRQTKYEENVKKLAEFMK is encoded by the coding sequence ATGACAATGAAAAAATGGCTAAGCCTCACCCTCATCGTTGCGCTGATGTTTACGATCGCCGCTTGCTCCGGCGGAAAAAACGAACCGGCAGCGAGCAACAGCCCGAGCGCTTCCAGCGAACCGCCGGCTTCCAGCGCGGAAAGCAGCCCGAGCGCCACCGAAAGCGCGAGCGAACAGCCCGCTGAGGATGCACCCGGCTGGATGGCCGACACGTCTCCGATTACGTTCGACTGGTATCTTAACTTTGCCTGGTTCCCGAACAAATGGGGCGTCGATCCGACTTCCCAGTACATTACGAAGAAAACCGGCGTTAACCTGAATCTGGTCGTTCCGGCCGGTAACGAGAACGAGAAGCTTAACGCGATGATCGCGGCCAACCAATTGCCGGACTTCATTACGCTCGGTTGGTGGGAAGAAGGCGTGAAGAAGATGGTCGAGGGCGGTCTCGTCGAATCGATAAGCGATTTGGCGGATCAGTACGATCCATACTTCTTCAAGGTGGCGGATCCGGCGAAGCTGAGCTGGTACGCGCAGCCCGACGGCAAAACGTACGTCTACCCGAACGCGTCGTCATCGCCGATGGACTTCGACAAATTCGGTACGCAGTTCACGTCCAACCAGACGTTCGTCGTCCGCAAGGACATGTACGAGGCGATCGGCAGTCCGGATATGCGGACGCCGGAAGGGTTCCTGAACGCGCTTAAACTCGCGAAAGAGAAATTCCCGGAAGTGAACGGTCAGCCGCTGATTCCGATCGGATTCCATGAATTCGGCGATGTCGGCAACTACTCGTTCATCGATTATCAACAAGACTCTTCTTACCTGGCTAATTTCCTAGCGCTTCCTCGGGAGAAGGAAGGTAAGCTATACGACCGTTCTACCGATCCCGAGTTTTTGAAGTGGCTTAAAGTGTTCCGCCAAGCGAATCAAGACGGATTGATTTCCAAAGACGTTTTTGTAGACAAACGCGCTCAGATGGAAGAGAAAATCGCGCAAGGCCGTTATTTCGCGATGCTGTACCAACGGACGGACTTCGCGGCCCAGCAGAACGTGTTGTTCGCGAAAGACCCGAACTCGGTCTATATCGCGGTCGACGGTCCCGCGAACGCTCAGATGGATCCGCCGACGCTCGCCGGGCCGGCCATCTCCGGATGGACAGTCACGCTGATCTCCAAAAACGTGAAGAACAAAGAACGCGCGATCAAATTCCTCAGCTACCTGATCAGCGAGGAAGGCCAGAAGGATATGTACCTGGGAGAGAAAGGCGTCTCCTACGATACGATCGACGGCAAAGACCAATTCAAACCGGAAGTGCTCGATCTGCTGAATAAAGACCGTTCCGCGTTCGACAAGCAATACGGTTCGTCCCATACGTTCTGGATGCTGATGGATACGAATATGCAACTGCAATGGCAGCCGCCTTCCGTAGAGCCGTTCAAACAGCTGGAAGATTGGACGAAAGGCAAGACGACCAGCTTCTCGCAGTACGATCTGATCAATCCTCCCGCGACATCCAAAGAAGGCATCAACGCTACGAAAATCGCCAACGATTGGGGCAAGGTGTTGCCTAAGCTGCTGTTGTCCAAGTCGGACGCGGATTTCGATCAAATCTTCAACGAGTTTATCGAGAAACGCGATAAGACGGGATTCGCCGAGCTGCAGGCTTATCGCCAGACGAAGTACGAGGAGAACGTCAAGAAATTGGCCGAATTCATGAAGTAA
- a CDS encoding sensor histidine kinase, protein MPRYWTNKREKFRFRLEQLTLQKRLVISYILIMLVPSLLISLYIFRGLTGNTVKELQKNNEYALEIERINIDNNMETMKRAAERAVVDDKVQIYLMQPDLLGVQDLIDLDRLSLQNIVRIQYNNPSIELIRIFMTNASSNEMWPVLWHERRIRGDPWYETVRKAGLSDVWSFSLSFRELIQNRSGGEDDNRPRISLYRDLQYPLGSHVGILQVDMLLTNFFPNTFGSLQDEQSQLVVFDRNGHIFRNPAKGFLDRSGLTDEILKQQFNSIEPANQSKGSFEFKVGNVPFLGVYSYIEPLDSYMLKVASLEPVYNGINETRNRIILANVVLLAILTLSTYYLNSFILKKLHVLTDSMKKVRQGDFGFDINIRGGGEVGDLAHHFRKMLRKINELIAEAVNKQAASKEAELATLKNQIDSHFLYNTLENIKMMAEINDQRDISDALTSLGSMMRYNMRWTSEYVRLKDEIAHIGNYINIANIRFDNRMKLEMDIPEAYMKQELLKMSLQPIVENSVKHGLGDKELTIRIRAEEEDGAMLISVTDDGVGMSAEQEFELNGRIKRANGSAALGEGNGNGSSSGNGIGLVNVHSRIQMHFGKEYGLKVESKHDSYTRVTLRIPHFILDGGNSANENVTDRR, encoded by the coding sequence ATGCCTCGTTATTGGACGAACAAACGGGAGAAGTTTAGATTCCGGCTGGAGCAGCTGACCTTGCAGAAGCGGCTGGTCATCTCCTACATTCTCATCATGCTCGTTCCTAGTCTTCTGATTTCTTTGTATATTTTTCGGGGGCTGACCGGCAATACGGTGAAAGAACTGCAGAAGAATAACGAGTATGCGTTAGAGATCGAACGGATTAATATCGATAATAATATGGAAACGATGAAGCGGGCCGCTGAGAGAGCGGTAGTCGACGATAAAGTGCAAATCTATTTAATGCAGCCCGATTTATTGGGCGTTCAGGATCTAATCGACTTGGATCGGCTCAGTCTGCAGAACATTGTCCGGATCCAGTACAACAATCCGAGTATCGAGCTCATACGTATTTTCATGACCAATGCTTCTTCTAACGAAATGTGGCCCGTCCTTTGGCATGAGCGTCGAATAAGGGGGGATCCTTGGTATGAGACCGTTAGAAAAGCAGGGTTAAGCGATGTGTGGTCGTTTAGTCTGTCTTTCCGGGAATTGATTCAAAATCGGTCCGGAGGAGAAGACGATAACCGCCCTAGAATTTCGCTGTACCGCGATCTACAGTACCCGCTGGGCTCTCACGTTGGTATTTTGCAGGTCGATATGCTGCTTACCAACTTTTTTCCGAATACGTTCGGTTCATTGCAGGATGAGCAGTCCCAGTTGGTCGTGTTCGATCGGAATGGTCATATTTTCCGAAATCCCGCCAAGGGTTTCTTGGATCGTTCGGGTTTAACCGACGAAATTCTGAAGCAGCAGTTTAACTCCATCGAACCTGCTAATCAAAGCAAAGGAAGCTTTGAATTCAAGGTCGGAAACGTTCCGTTCTTGGGCGTCTATTCTTACATCGAGCCTTTGGATTCTTATATGCTGAAGGTGGCTTCATTAGAGCCGGTATACAACGGAATTAATGAGACCCGCAATCGGATTATTCTTGCCAACGTTGTACTGCTGGCTATTTTGACGTTATCTACATACTACTTAAATTCCTTTATTCTCAAGAAGCTGCACGTGCTGACGGACTCGATGAAGAAGGTTCGGCAAGGGGATTTCGGGTTCGATATTAACATTCGCGGCGGAGGCGAGGTCGGCGATCTGGCCCATCATTTCCGTAAAATGCTGCGAAAGATTAACGAGCTTATCGCCGAGGCGGTCAACAAGCAGGCGGCCTCTAAGGAAGCCGAGCTTGCAACGCTTAAGAATCAGATCGATTCGCATTTCTTGTACAACACGTTAGAGAACATTAAGATGATGGCGGAAATCAACGATCAAAGGGACATCTCCGACGCATTGACTTCCTTAGGGAGCATGATGCGGTATAACATGCGCTGGACGAGCGAATACGTGCGTTTGAAAGACGAGATCGCCCATATCGGCAATTATATTAATATCGCGAATATTCGTTTCGATAACCGGATGAAACTCGAGATGGACATTCCCGAGGCGTATATGAAGCAAGAGTTGCTGAAAATGTCGCTCCAACCGATCGTAGAGAACTCCGTCAAACATGGGCTCGGGGATAAGGAACTTACAATTCGGATTCGCGCGGAGGAGGAAGACGGCGCCATGCTGATCTCCGTAACGGACGACGGAGTAGGCATGTCGGCTGAGCAGGAGTTCGAGTTGAACGGACGAATCAAACGGGCGAATGGAAGCGCGGCTTTAGGAGAAGGGAATGGGAACGGCAGCAGCAGCGGAAACGGCATCGGACTCGTGAACGTTCATAGCCGTATTCAGATGCATTTCGGCAAAGAGTACGGGTTAAAGGTAGAAAGCAAGCACGATAGTTACACGCGGGTAACGCTCCGTATTCCGCATTTTATATTAGACGGGGGGAACTCTGCCAATGAGAACGTTACTGATCGCCGATGA
- a CDS encoding response regulator → MRTLLIADDERNIRNGLKAMIEREFPGAYRIMLAADGKQALEQYGQDPADIVLTDIRMPVLDGIGLIKRLAELPQAPALLILSGYDDFQYAKEAIKHKVKEYLLKPIVREDLFAALGRIETELSQRESIHHKLESTDKYRKGMQVNTLQHIWARSDIGADEIESLGYEAGLGEFEPSYYIAILDCSGHQRNLIKGNEYLAGHERGEKLLSLEEKEGRLVVLSAERELLRGMENALASASGGTGTFSIGISSEGEKIGQLKTKYEEARHALKYRLLLDRSESSWMTYEQFANRDRAYRVAEDSVRKLSNMMGTDREKEMKSLLMELFSAERLADTDIGYFEEVSRMLNERVFDEVFRTYGDSSVEVIKIYKLAGNLYNFTHIQDYIHCVQDLLFSLNDYIRHLKSAHIDQKDMAKAIEYIRANYNKDLSMTMVSNHVSLNYSYFSQAFKDFAGTSFVNYLKNVRIGKATELLETTELKVLEISEKVGFDNAKHFNRVFKDMLGVTPIEYRQNSSSRSRGK, encoded by the coding sequence ATGAGAACGTTACTGATCGCCGATGACGAACGTAATATCCGGAACGGTCTAAAGGCAATGATCGAGCGCGAGTTTCCCGGAGCGTATCGGATTATGCTGGCAGCCGACGGTAAGCAGGCGCTTGAACAATACGGGCAAGACCCGGCCGACATCGTGTTGACCGATATCCGCATGCCCGTTCTGGACGGGATCGGGCTTATCAAGCGATTGGCGGAACTCCCGCAGGCCCCGGCGTTGCTTATCTTGAGCGGTTACGATGATTTCCAATATGCCAAAGAAGCGATCAAGCATAAAGTCAAAGAATATTTATTGAAGCCGATCGTCCGGGAGGACTTGTTCGCTGCACTCGGCAGAATCGAAACCGAGCTATCGCAGAGAGAATCGATTCATCATAAGCTCGAGTCCACGGATAAATACCGCAAAGGCATGCAGGTCAATACGTTGCAGCACATCTGGGCGAGATCGGACATCGGGGCCGATGAGATTGAATCGCTTGGTTACGAAGCGGGGCTTGGCGAATTCGAGCCGTCCTATTATATCGCAATCTTGGATTGTTCCGGGCATCAAAGGAATTTAATTAAAGGAAACGAATATCTCGCCGGGCATGAACGGGGCGAGAAGCTGCTTTCTTTAGAAGAGAAGGAGGGACGCCTTGTCGTCCTCTCCGCCGAGCGCGAGTTGCTTCGCGGGATGGAGAACGCTTTGGCTTCGGCTTCGGGAGGGACGGGTACTTTTTCCATAGGCATAAGCTCCGAAGGAGAGAAGATCGGACAGTTGAAAACCAAATACGAAGAAGCGCGACATGCGCTGAAGTATCGGCTCCTGCTGGATAGATCGGAATCGAGCTGGATGACTTACGAGCAATTCGCGAATCGGGATCGCGCATACCGGGTTGCGGAAGATTCGGTTCGCAAGCTGTCTAATATGATGGGAACCGACAGAGAAAAGGAAATGAAGTCGCTTCTGATGGAACTCTTCTCGGCCGAAAGGCTTGCCGATACGGATATCGGATACTTCGAGGAAGTCAGCCGGATGCTCAATGAACGGGTGTTCGACGAAGTGTTTCGCACCTACGGGGATTCGTCGGTTGAAGTTATTAAAATTTATAAGCTCGCTGGAAACTTGTACAATTTTACGCACATTCAAGACTACATTCACTGCGTCCAGGATTTATTGTTTTCTTTGAACGACTATATCCGGCATTTGAAGTCGGCGCATATCGACCAGAAGGATATGGCCAAGGCAATCGAATACATCCGCGCGAATTATAACAAGGATCTCAGCATGACGATGGTCTCTAACCATGTCTCGCTTAACTATTCTTATTTCAGCCAAGCATTCAAGGATTTCGCGGGAACGAGCTTCGTGAATTATCTGAAGAACGTTCGAATCGGGAAAGCAACGGAACTGCTGGAGACGACGGAGCTTAAAGTGTTGGAAATCAGCGAGAAGGTCGGCTTCGACAACGCGAAACATTTTAACAGAGTGTTTAAGGATATGCTCGGCGTCACGCCTATCGAGTATCGCCAGAATAGCAGCAGTCGCTCCAGAGGGAAATGA